The following coding sequences lie in one Angustibacter luteus genomic window:
- a CDS encoding stealth family protein — translation MSPTMIRRARRAVRQLVASAPPSLLVRASAVRHGELRGPSGPAGAAPGPGESLSGVRALDDHLHVVLDALAAGAVPAAVLEAGTMRRRVVVVTGDHAPAARRALAATTATTATGGGLLVAAVAADGSLGAAHPIASLAQTRSTREARVLRVHSGQQRLGCDVEFWALSDDRQPRPDGSHYPAGTALAPRPNRWTRSLEPDQRRPVTGEVAGRPVPTYPGLLRPHLLDVRFPIDVVYTWVDGSDPAWRQRKDDAWAASHHGEHHPSASAGSRFDSHDELRYSLRSLEANADWVRQVFVVTDEQTPSWLRTDHPRLRVVSHRELFGGTGTLPTFNSHAIESRLHHIDGLAEHFLYLNDDVFFGRPVTPEVFYEGNGLARFFLTDATIDLGEPGARDLPVASAAKQTRAAVAELYGASVTQRFQHVAHPQRRSVLADVEELLPDQVRRTGSAQFRSPHDLSVPASLAHYVGYATGRAVPGTLSYAYCDVTERRAPIKLQRIARDRATDVFCLNETDAPGEHAGHRLMADFLAAYFPRPSSFERPAQADAR, via the coding sequence GTGAGCCCGACGATGATCCGGCGGGCCCGGCGCGCGGTCCGCCAGCTGGTGGCGTCGGCGCCCCCCTCGCTGCTGGTTCGCGCCTCCGCGGTGCGGCACGGCGAGCTGCGGGGACCGTCCGGGCCGGCTGGCGCCGCGCCCGGTCCGGGCGAGTCGCTCAGCGGCGTGCGGGCCCTGGACGACCACCTGCACGTGGTGCTGGACGCGCTCGCCGCCGGTGCGGTCCCGGCCGCGGTGCTCGAGGCCGGCACGATGCGGCGCCGGGTCGTCGTGGTCACGGGTGACCACGCCCCGGCCGCGCGTCGGGCGCTGGCGGCGACGACGGCGACGACGGCTACGGGTGGCGGTCTGCTGGTGGCGGCGGTGGCGGCCGACGGCTCCCTCGGCGCCGCGCACCCGATCGCATCCCTCGCGCAGACCCGCTCGACCCGGGAGGCGCGTGTCCTGAGGGTGCACTCGGGACAGCAGCGGCTGGGCTGCGACGTCGAGTTCTGGGCGCTGAGCGATGACCGCCAGCCCCGCCCGGACGGCAGCCACTACCCCGCCGGTACCGCCCTGGCCCCTCGCCCCAACCGCTGGACCCGGAGCCTGGAGCCCGACCAACGTCGGCCCGTCACCGGGGAGGTCGCCGGTCGCCCCGTGCCCACCTACCCCGGGCTGCTGCGCCCGCACCTGCTCGACGTCCGTTTCCCGATCGACGTCGTCTACACCTGGGTGGACGGCAGCGACCCCGCGTGGCGCCAGCGCAAGGACGACGCCTGGGCCGCGTCCCACCACGGCGAGCACCACCCCTCGGCCTCGGCCGGCTCGCGGTTCGACTCCCACGACGAGCTGCGCTACTCGCTGCGCTCGTTGGAGGCCAACGCCGACTGGGTGCGCCAGGTCTTCGTGGTGACCGACGAGCAGACCCCGTCCTGGCTGCGCACCGACCACCCGCGGCTGCGGGTGGTCAGCCACCGCGAGCTGTTCGGCGGGACCGGCACGCTGCCGACCTTCAACTCGCACGCGATCGAGTCGCGGCTGCACCACATCGACGGGCTGGCCGAGCACTTCCTGTACCTCAACGACGACGTGTTCTTCGGGCGACCGGTCACCCCCGAGGTCTTCTACGAGGGCAACGGCCTGGCCCGGTTCTTCCTGACCGACGCGACGATCGACCTGGGCGAGCCGGGCGCTCGCGACCTGCCGGTCGCCAGTGCCGCCAAGCAGACCCGGGCCGCGGTGGCCGAGCTCTACGGCGCGAGCGTCACGCAACGGTTCCAGCACGTCGCGCACCCGCAGCGTCGTAGCGTCCTGGCGGACGTCGAGGAGCTGCTGCCGGACCAGGTCCGGCGCACGGGGTCGGCTCAGTTCCGCAGCCCGCACGACCTGTCCGTCCCGGCGTCGCTGGCGCACTACGTCGGCTACGCCACCGGACGAGCCGTCCCCGGCACCCTGTCGTACGCCTACTGCGACGTGACGGAGCGGCGCGCGCCGATCAAGCTCCAGCGGATCGCCCGCGACCGGGCGACGGACGTGTTCTGCCTGAACGAGACCGACGCCCCGGGCGAGCACGCCGGGCACCGGCTGATGGCCGACTTCCTGGCGGCCTACTTCCCGCGTCCCAGCTCGTTCGAGCGGCCGGCCCAGGCGGACGCCCGGTGA
- a CDS encoding phosphocholine cytidylyltransferase family protein, translating to MDAVQATILAAGMGTRLGRPFPKPLTPLEDGRSILAQQLANLTAVFGDRLRLTVVVGFKHESVMEAVPDVLFAYNENFDRTNTCKSLLKALRSSHDGPVLWMNGDVVFDPEVLRRLQPYLDGDHSAIAVNTSAVADEEVKYTLDDEGFVKELSKTVVGGLGESVGINVIAGVDKPALLRGLEDCDDQDYFERGIQLAVERDGVRVAAVDISDLFAVEVDFEEDLTRANAARRADPTAQ from the coding sequence GTGGACGCGGTTCAGGCGACGATTCTCGCCGCAGGCATGGGGACCAGGCTCGGTCGACCCTTCCCGAAACCGTTGACCCCACTCGAGGACGGCCGCAGCATCCTGGCCCAGCAGCTGGCGAACCTGACCGCCGTGTTCGGCGACCGCCTCCGACTCACGGTCGTCGTCGGTTTCAAGCACGAGTCCGTCATGGAGGCCGTCCCGGACGTCCTGTTCGCGTACAACGAGAACTTCGACCGGACCAACACGTGCAAGAGCCTGCTGAAGGCCCTCCGCAGCTCGCACGACGGACCGGTCCTGTGGATGAACGGCGACGTCGTGTTCGACCCCGAGGTGCTGCGCCGGCTGCAGCCCTACCTGGACGGTGACCACTCGGCGATCGCGGTCAACACCTCCGCCGTGGCCGACGAGGAGGTCAAGTACACCCTCGACGACGAGGGCTTCGTGAAGGAGCTCTCCAAGACGGTCGTCGGCGGCCTGGGCGAGTCCGTGGGCATCAACGTGATCGCCGGGGTGGACAAGCCGGCGCTGCTGCGTGGCCTCGAGGACTGCGACGACCAGGACTACTTCGAGCGCGGCATCCAGCTCGCCGTCGAGCGCGACGGCGTGCGGGTGGCCGCTGTCGACATCTCGGACCTGTTCGCGGTCGAGGTGGACTTCGAGGAGGACCTGACCCGAGCGAACGCGGCACGCAGGGCCGACCCCACCGCGCAGTGA
- a CDS encoding ABC transporter permease, whose translation MFEQEVGMGLAGRARALWQHRRVLGLLIMRDLKVRYAGSVLGYFWTILDPLLMTGVYWFVFTVVFTRGSIGEEPYILFLVLGLLSWQWFSSSVTETSRALTSESRLVRSTRLPREIWVLKVVGSKGLEFLFSLPVVVIFMIAYRKPPAIEVLLFPLAIVMEAVLLTGIGLALAAATVLVRDLQRVVRIGLRVMFYLSPVIYSIQRIDIEAVRKLFALNPLTGIIELFRSALFPAVFAGWKIVGVSAAICVGSLFFGAWVFKRLESAVLKEL comes from the coding sequence GTGTTCGAGCAGGAGGTGGGGATGGGCCTGGCCGGCCGGGCTCGTGCCCTGTGGCAGCACCGACGCGTTCTCGGGCTGCTCATCATGCGGGACCTCAAGGTCCGCTACGCCGGCTCGGTGCTCGGCTACTTCTGGACCATCCTGGACCCGCTGCTGATGACCGGCGTGTACTGGTTCGTGTTCACGGTCGTGTTCACCCGAGGCTCGATCGGCGAGGAGCCGTACATCCTCTTCCTGGTCCTGGGCCTGCTGTCCTGGCAGTGGTTCTCCAGCAGCGTGACCGAGACCTCGCGGGCGCTGACCTCCGAGTCGCGCCTGGTGCGCTCCACCCGGTTGCCGCGCGAGATCTGGGTGCTGAAGGTGGTCGGCTCCAAGGGGTTGGAGTTCCTCTTCTCGCTGCCGGTCGTGGTGATCTTCATGATCGCCTACCGCAAGCCGCCGGCCATCGAGGTGCTGCTCTTCCCGCTCGCCATCGTGATGGAGGCCGTGCTGCTGACCGGGATCGGGCTGGCCCTGGCCGCGGCCACCGTGCTGGTGCGCGACCTGCAACGCGTCGTCCGGATCGGGCTGCGGGTGATGTTCTACCTGTCACCGGTGATCTACTCGATCCAGCGGATCGACATCGAGGCCGTCCGCAAGCTGTTCGCGCTGAACCCGCTCACCGGCATCATCGAGCTGTTCCGGTCGGCCCTGTTCCCGGCCGTCTTCGCGGGGTGGAAGATCGTGGGCGTGTCGGCGGCCATCTGCGTCGGCAGCCTGTTCTTCGGTGCCTGGGTCTTCAAGCGCCTCGAGAGCGCCGTGCTGAAGGAGCTCTGA